A stretch of the Nitratireductor thuwali genome encodes the following:
- a CDS encoding TRAP transporter substrate-binding protein, translating to MLKSLAILLMAGAVISAAPGPASAQEIKVGLSLPEDIVGFDFVNGMYETFKQEVEANSDMTVDLVYAGALGAPNERLNQMRRGVIQMTDAADGNYATIYSDIQVLNMPYLFPTEESAWALFDGPLGDRLAQDIRAKTGIRVLGWWESGGFKHFSANKPISTPEDMAGLKMRVLGPLATIPVEALGASAAPIAFGELYTSLRTGVVDGQDNSVATFNLVKLYEVQSHLALTGHTYAFGPLGINDAFFSGLPEDKQQIIFDAAAKAIEFNREKSREIESGAIAFAKENGVEVIELDQEARDAFRAVMQPPAIEWLRQNVDTPSLIDEAIAAVEANR from the coding sequence ATGCTGAAGTCACTTGCAATCCTGCTGATGGCCGGCGCCGTCATTTCGGCGGCGCCGGGTCCCGCATCCGCCCAGGAGATAAAGGTGGGGCTGTCGCTGCCGGAGGACATCGTCGGCTTCGACTTCGTCAACGGTATGTACGAGACGTTCAAACAGGAGGTGGAAGCCAACTCCGATATGACCGTCGACCTCGTCTATGCCGGCGCGCTTGGCGCACCCAACGAGCGTCTCAACCAGATGCGGCGAGGGGTCATACAGATGACGGATGCCGCCGACGGCAACTACGCGACCATCTACAGCGACATCCAGGTTCTCAACATGCCCTATCTCTTCCCCACCGAAGAGAGCGCCTGGGCGCTGTTCGACGGGCCGCTGGGAGACAGGCTGGCGCAGGACATCCGCGCCAAGACCGGCATCCGCGTGCTCGGCTGGTGGGAGTCGGGCGGCTTCAAGCATTTCAGCGCCAACAAGCCGATCAGCACGCCCGAGGACATGGCCGGCCTGAAGATGCGCGTCCTGGGGCCGCTCGCCACCATCCCGGTCGAGGCGCTGGGCGCATCGGCAGCACCGATCGCATTCGGCGAGCTCTATACGTCGCTGCGCACCGGTGTTGTCGACGGACAGGACAACTCCGTCGCCACCTTCAACCTCGTCAAGCTCTATGAGGTGCAGTCGCACCTCGCGCTGACGGGGCATACCTACGCCTTCGGCCCGCTCGGCATCAACGATGCCTTCTTCTCCGGCCTGCCGGAGGACAAGCAGCAGATCATCTTCGACGCGGCCGCAAAGGCGATCGAGTTCAACCGCGAGAAATCGCGCGAGATCGAGAGCGGCGCCATCGCTTTTGCCAAGGAGAACGGTGTCGAGGTGATCGAGCTCGACCAGGAGGCCCGCGACGCCTTCCGCGCCGTCATGCAGCCGCCGGCAATCGAGTGGCTCAGGCAGAACGTGGATACCCCGAGCCTCATCGACGAGGCCATCGCCGCGGTAGAAGCCAATCGGTAG
- a CDS encoding TRAP transporter small permease, protein MILLIEKALRLAAALCLLTLTVLVVAQVVLRYGFGGVPFFTEEVARYAMIWMALLAAAVAVREASHIRIDFVPDALRAVSPRARLVLDAVLDVISLTVFLVLLWYGIDMTMFAAGQTSEGLRISLSYPYAAVPVSFFFATLFALLRLGKKTGAL, encoded by the coding sequence TTGATCCTTCTCATTGAGAAAGCGCTGCGGCTCGCCGCAGCGCTTTGCCTGCTCACGCTCACGGTTCTGGTCGTCGCCCAGGTGGTCCTGCGCTACGGTTTCGGCGGCGTTCCCTTCTTCACCGAGGAAGTGGCGCGCTACGCGATGATCTGGATGGCGCTGCTGGCGGCCGCCGTGGCCGTGCGCGAGGCGAGCCACATCCGCATCGATTTCGTTCCCGACGCCCTGCGCGCCGTTTCGCCCCGTGCGCGGCTCGTACTTGATGCCGTGCTCGACGTGATCTCGCTCACAGTCTTTCTCGTCCTCCTCTGGTATGGCATCGACATGACCATGTTCGCCGCCGGGCAAACCAGCGAAGGGCTGCGCATCTCGCTCTCCTACCCCTACGCGGCGGTGCCGGTTTCCTTCTTCTTTGCCACCCTCTTTGCGCTGCTGCGCCTTGGCAAAAAAACGGGTGCGCTATGA
- a CDS encoding TRAP transporter large permease: MSASLTLLSTSFIGLIVAGLPIAWAMIAAVLLWMVYTGSWSFLPIVAERLYQGMDSFVLMAVPLFILAGELVNEGRITDRLIAFANALFGWMRGGLAQVNIGASILFSGITGVALGDIASLGRVFIPGMVKQGYSSAYAAAVTASSSIIGPMVPPSLVAVIYGSMTNVSIGALMAATLVPGLLIGLVQMILVAVQARIHGFPAVEMDRSPRALAKVTGHALVPLMIPVIILAGMLGGLMTPTEAGGVAAAYALLVSVFLFRSIRFDALAGVFNRSAIFSGQLLIIVGCGTAFSWVMGMENVPRMVGAAVSGWELGYFGTMLVFNVILLALGMFIDPTTVIILFGPLLSAAAAHAGIDPLHFGVVAILNLNIGLLTPPLGVCLFAAERIANCGFVPLLRAAAPFILVNIIALMIVVAVPELSLILPRLLGF, encoded by the coding sequence ATGAGCGCTTCCCTGACCCTTCTGAGCACAAGCTTCATCGGCCTGATCGTCGCCGGCTTGCCGATTGCCTGGGCGATGATCGCCGCCGTACTTTTGTGGATGGTCTATACGGGAAGCTGGAGCTTCCTGCCGATCGTCGCCGAACGGCTCTACCAGGGCATGGATTCCTTCGTGCTGATGGCGGTGCCGCTTTTCATCCTAGCCGGTGAACTGGTGAACGAGGGACGGATCACCGACCGGCTGATCGCCTTTGCCAACGCATTATTCGGCTGGATGCGCGGCGGGCTGGCCCAGGTCAATATCGGCGCGTCGATCCTTTTTTCCGGCATCACCGGCGTCGCGTTGGGTGACATCGCCTCCCTCGGCCGGGTCTTTATCCCCGGCATGGTCAAGCAGGGCTACAGTTCGGCCTATGCGGCGGCCGTCACCGCATCCTCCTCCATCATCGGGCCGATGGTGCCCCCTTCCCTCGTCGCCGTCATCTACGGCTCCATGACCAATGTCTCCATCGGCGCGCTGATGGCCGCCACGCTGGTGCCCGGCCTTCTCATCGGCCTCGTCCAGATGATCCTCGTCGCGGTGCAAGCGCGCATCCACGGCTTCCCGGCCGTCGAGATGGACCGCTCCCCTCGAGCGCTGGCGAAAGTCACCGGTCACGCGCTGGTACCGCTTATGATCCCCGTCATCATCCTCGCCGGCATGCTTGGCGGGCTCATGACGCCCACCGAGGCCGGCGGCGTGGCAGCCGCCTATGCCCTCCTCGTCTCTGTCTTCCTCTTCCGTTCCATCCGCTTTGACGCCCTCGCCGGCGTCTTCAACCGCTCGGCCATCTTTTCCGGGCAGTTGCTCATCATCGTCGGCTGCGGCACGGCGTTTTCTTGGGTGATGGGGATGGAGAACGTGCCGAGAATGGTTGGGGCAGCCGTGTCGGGCTGGGAACTCGGCTATTTCGGCACCATGCTGGTTTTCAACGTGATCCTGCTTGCGCTTGGCATGTTCATCGATCCGACGACCGTGATCATCCTCTTCGGGCCGCTACTTTCGGCCGCCGCCGCGCATGCCGGCATCGATCCGCTCCATTTCGGCGTGGTGGCGATCCTCAACCTCAACATCGGCCTGCTGACGCCGCCGCTCGGCGTCTGCCTTTTCGCTGCCGAGCGCATCGCCAATTGCGGCTTCGTGCCGTTGCTGCGGGCGGCCGCACCCTTCATCCTCGTCAACATCATCGCACTGATGATCGTCGTGGCGGTTCCCGAATTAAGCTTGATATTGCCGAGGCTCCTCGGCTTCTAG